In the Candidatus Electrothrix sp. GW3-4 genome, one interval contains:
- a CDS encoding right-handed parallel beta-helix repeat-containing protein, producing MKNKGCIIVTLLTATLTPPLCAASTFSYNDLNQLTASASGDNTSIRYEYDANGNITAVRTITPDDSDGDGLPDAWEQQYFGNFSHELFEDADNDGYSNLEEYEAGSDPTDASSIPIQCATTVPDNFTTIQAAANYVAITNFGGNVCVQPGTYVESKLKLKDGVYLVALSDDPAETIIDGNGKDDVITFQGVRVGGVIGFTLRNSKKNGNAAAINISGAKQMPLIARNIITDNRHGIRLQGNVMPLVINNTIVDNKGDGIAAGGNSPATVINNIVVSNKGDGIISKGKAIDKLARNDVYNNKGGDYVGIAAGEGGISLDPRFTDGYLLASDSPCIGTGLTLAGQAVDMGAYGNSSVKLINETAAAMFTDTDEDGIDDHWEQLFFGTLSTASSTSDYDQDGYSDLQEYLNNLRRHVDPDGAAFDLTGGNEAGGEGYVEIVEENDASFMTIIINFLLGKEGASETVQP from the coding sequence ATGAAAAATAAAGGCTGTATTATAGTAACCCTGCTCACAGCAACCCTTACCCCGCCTCTCTGCGCCGCAAGCACCTTCAGCTATAACGACCTTAATCAGCTGACCGCAAGCGCAAGCGGCGACAACACCTCCATCCGCTACGAGTACGATGCCAACGGCAACATAACCGCCGTCCGCACCATCACCCCCGACGACAGCGACGGCGACGGCCTGCCCGATGCCTGGGAGCAGCAGTATTTCGGCAATTTCTCCCATGAACTCTTTGAGGATGCGGACAACGACGGCTACAGCAACCTTGAGGAATATGAGGCCGGTTCCGACCCAACAGATGCCTCGTCCATCCCCATCCAATGCGCCACCACAGTACCGGACAACTTCACCACCATCCAGGCCGCAGCCAACTACGTCGCCATCACCAATTTCGGCGGCAATGTCTGCGTCCAGCCCGGAACCTATGTGGAATCCAAGCTGAAACTCAAAGACGGTGTCTACCTTGTCGCCCTGTCCGACGACCCGGCAGAGACGATCATTGACGGCAACGGCAAAGACGATGTCATCACCTTCCAGGGCGTGCGGGTCGGCGGCGTGATCGGCTTCACCCTGCGCAACAGCAAAAAGAACGGCAATGCCGCTGCCATCAATATCAGCGGGGCCAAGCAGATGCCCCTGATCGCCCGCAACATCATCACGGATAATCGGCACGGCATCCGCCTGCAAGGCAATGTCATGCCTCTGGTAATCAACAACACCATTGTTGACAATAAAGGGGACGGCATCGCAGCTGGCGGCAACAGCCCGGCCACGGTCATCAATAATATCGTGGTCAGTAACAAGGGCGACGGTATTATCAGCAAGGGCAAGGCCATTGATAAGCTGGCCCGCAACGACGTATACAATAATAAAGGCGGTGACTATGTGGGCATCGCAGCAGGAGAAGGCGGTATCTCCCTTGATCCGCGCTTCACGGATGGCTACCTGCTCGCCTCGGATTCACCCTGCATCGGCACCGGCCTGACTCTGGCCGGTCAAGCTGTGGATATGGGGGCCTATGGCAATAGCTCAGTCAAACTGATCAATGAGACCGCAGCGGCCATGTTCACGGATACAGACGAGGACGGTATAGATGATCACTGGGAACAGCTCTTTTTCGGCACCCTGAGCACAGCCAGCAGCACCAGCGATTATGACCAGGACGGTTATAGTGATCTCCAGGAATACCTGAACAACCTGCGCCGCCATGTTGATCCTGACGGTGCGGCCTTTGATCTGACAGGAGGAAACGAAGCTGGAGGTGAGGGCTACGTGGAGATTGTGGAAGAGAATGATGCGAGCTTTATGACCATCATTATTAACTTCCTCCTTGGCAAGGAGGGGGCAAGCGAGACTGTTCAGCCGTAA
- a CDS encoding cobalamin-dependent protein (Presence of a B(12) (cobalamin)-binding domain implies dependence on cobalamin itself, in one of its several forms, or in some unusual lineages, dependence on a cobalamin-like analog.), translating into MRILLIRPPRPPRAITIGEFMFCEPLGLEAVYGVLQEQKKHQVTILDMMAEQVDIKQYLRDQQPEAVGITALCIDVENVLALARTVKAIEQNIPVVVGGTQAQLMPQAFAEPAVDYVMHHTTAEGLHNLFEVLASSADPEKIRKKIPGVLTMKDGIPANIRLQRNEYLVPDRSSCVPYRDQYSYFGYRPCALLQTSQGCCQCCTFCLRWRLEGGKETHQDMEIIFAQIRKIREPSIMIIDNDFLCHAERLEELCAFLAQEKIEKNFLCYGSVRSILHNRASVSRFAGHGLKAVLVGYESFSPSELASYQKKATVEENLEAAGLLRQWGVDAWASFIMHPDWDHADFKAFRRYIRQLRPEISSLSPLTPFPGLPAFRKFQDRLLFDVQEYEQWSFGNIAIRPSKMSLQAYYAEVLLTNLQVNFFMNNAFYLVRRFGLATLLRLSVGGTRLTWRYLAAMWRAG; encoded by the coding sequence ATGCGCATCCTTCTTATCCGCCCTCCCCGTCCGCCCAGGGCCATTACCATTGGTGAATTCATGTTCTGTGAGCCCTTGGGGCTGGAAGCAGTCTATGGGGTATTACAGGAACAGAAAAAACACCAAGTCACTATCCTGGATATGATGGCAGAGCAGGTGGATATTAAGCAATACCTGAGGGACCAGCAACCAGAGGCGGTGGGGATCACGGCGCTCTGTATAGATGTGGAGAATGTGTTGGCACTGGCCCGAACCGTTAAGGCTATTGAACAAAACATTCCTGTGGTGGTGGGTGGCACCCAGGCCCAGCTCATGCCCCAGGCCTTTGCTGAGCCTGCTGTTGATTACGTGATGCACCACACCACAGCAGAGGGACTGCATAACCTCTTTGAGGTCTTAGCAAGTTCGGCTGATCCAGAGAAGATCAGAAAAAAAATTCCCGGTGTGCTCACGATGAAAGACGGTATTCCTGCAAACATCCGTCTCCAGAGAAACGAATACCTGGTGCCAGACCGCAGCTCTTGTGTACCGTACAGGGACCAATATAGTTATTTCGGCTATAGGCCCTGCGCCCTGCTCCAAACCTCCCAGGGATGCTGTCAATGCTGCACCTTTTGCCTGCGCTGGCGCCTTGAAGGCGGCAAAGAGACCCACCAGGACATGGAGATCATCTTTGCCCAGATTCGAAAAATCCGCGAACCCAGCATCATGATCATTGATAATGATTTCCTCTGCCATGCTGAACGGCTGGAAGAGCTCTGTGCTTTTCTTGCTCAGGAAAAAATCGAAAAAAACTTTCTCTGCTACGGATCGGTACGGAGCATCCTGCATAATCGGGCAAGCGTGAGCCGCTTTGCTGGCCACGGCCTCAAGGCGGTGCTGGTGGGGTATGAGTCCTTTAGCCCCAGTGAACTGGCAAGCTATCAAAAAAAGGCCACGGTTGAAGAAAATCTGGAGGCAGCAGGTCTACTACGGCAATGGGGCGTGGATGCCTGGGCCTCGTTCATCATGCACCCAGATTGGGACCATGCGGACTTCAAGGCCTTTCGCCGTTATATCCGCCAACTGCGGCCAGAGATCTCTTCGCTCTCGCCCCTGACCCCCTTTCCCGGCCTGCCTGCCTTTCGGAAATTCCAGGACCGACTCCTCTTTGACGTGCAGGAGTATGAGCAGTGGAGCTTTGGCAATATCGCCATCCGTCCCAGCAAGATGAGTTTGCAGGCCTATTACGCCGAGGTGTTATTGACCAATCTTCAGGTTAATTTTTTCATGAATAATGCCTTTTACCTGGTGCGACGCTTTGGGTTGGCCACCCTGCTGCGCCTCAGTGTCGGTGGGACACGCCTGACCTGGCGCTATCTGGCTGCGATGTGGCGGGCTGGGTGA
- a CDS encoding transposase, whose product MQYRRVYVPGGTYFFTVNLADRSQTLLVDHIDDLRDAVQNVLTSHPFCIDVMVVLPDHLHAIWTLPEGDANYPMRWSLIKAGFSRCIPADEQRSKSRIAKGERGIWQRRYWEHLIRDEQDYMNHVNYIHYNQVKHGHVARVADWPYSTFHQAVKNGQYPPDWSEEPIFQVNANKYE is encoded by the coding sequence ATGCAATATCGACGGGTGTATGTGCCGGGAGGGACATATTTCTTCACGGTCAATCTGGCGGACCGGAGCCAAACCCTGCTCGTTGATCACATTGACGATTTACGGGATGCCGTGCAAAACGTGCTGACATCACATCCCTTTTGCATTGATGTGATGGTGGTGCTGCCCGATCATCTCCATGCAATCTGGACGTTGCCGGAGGGCGATGCAAATTATCCCATGCGCTGGTCCCTGATTAAGGCCGGATTTTCACGCTGTATCCCTGCTGATGAACAACGGAGCAAAAGCCGAATCGCCAAGGGTGAACGGGGCATCTGGCAACGGAGGTATTGGGAACACCTGATCCGGGACGAGCAAGATTACATGAACCATGTGAACTACATCCATTACAACCAGGTCAAACACGGTCACGTTGCCCGCGTTGCGGATTGGCCGTATTCAACATTTCATCAGGCCGTCAAAAACGGTCAATATCCGCCTGATTGGTCCGAAGAACCGATATTTCAGGTGAATGCCAATAAATATGAATGA
- a CDS encoding PEP/pyruvate-binding domain-containing protein translates to MNSEEHDPHFKIFHELMQFRVQEILLVSSPYDAYILEEDGSMASRIINEYHGLNLSRPPRITRTANAEQALELLAKQHFDLVVTMAHLNGMAGCEFGVKIKKLYPDIPIILLTHSVRDAVNQVGFFTEPCFDNSYTWCCDSSIMLALVKNAEDQRNVDHDTEKAMVRVILLVEDSPLHRSILLPMLYEELVEQTLAVLDEGLNEQHRLLKMRARPKILTAASYEEALFLFSRYRPYIFSVMSDVRFPRNGEESASAGYELLSKIRSQISDLPLLMLSSEAENRELAYQIPAVFIKKTPHSMAEELHNFFIHHLGFGDFIFRTPEGMEVGRASTLYEFEQRLATVPADSLLYHARYNHFSNWVMARAEVSLAARLHKDQISGIEDCSVLRQNLITKVRALREARQQGVMTRFSIRDYDPEVTEFTRIGRGSVGGKARGIAFMASELHQARYQQALFKENRVKIPQTCVIAASGFKDFIRLNKLQPDEQLPDHEIEQQFLAGSLPDWLSNDLKAYMKNIHYPLSVRSSSLLEDARYRPYAGLYHTCMLKNQALDFDERLKHVIRAVKRVYASTWFEGPRSYSRSIGQTRADAMAVIIQQAVGRQYGLFFYPALSGVAQSYNYYPVDPMQAEDGIVHLATGFGKTVVEGEQSLRFCPAYPQHMPQFSTVEDMLNNAQRHFYCLACDAGAEPVGTIALRQLEEATDEEAIQFLSSTYIPEEHRIRDSRVPGPKVLTFAPILKYDVYPLAALLKEVLALGRAGMGCEIEVEFAVDLAENPAESVFYFLQIRPIVVGNEMEQLRITEEERERAFLSSSDALGYGCHDTLQDIVFVRPDIFDRAKTQDYAQVIGKINRTLHQRERPYLLIGPGRWGTADPWLGIPVQWRDISGVGAVVELQDGAVRAEASQGSHFFQNITSLGIPYLMIRNQNNDDSIDWDWLLAQERVSGQGGVCHVRLAHPFTLKVDGERNEAVAFVQENKFQKNKCSKTAKPFS, encoded by the coding sequence ATGAACAGCGAAGAGCATGATCCCCATTTTAAGATCTTCCATGAACTCATGCAATTCAGGGTACAGGAGATCCTGCTGGTCTCCAGTCCTTATGATGCCTATATCCTGGAGGAGGATGGCTCGATGGCATCAAGGATCATCAATGAATATCACGGATTAAACCTCTCCCGCCCACCCCGCATCACTCGTACTGCCAATGCAGAGCAGGCCTTGGAACTGTTAGCAAAACAGCATTTCGATCTGGTGGTCACCATGGCCCATCTCAATGGCATGGCGGGTTGTGAATTCGGGGTGAAAATCAAAAAACTGTATCCAGACATCCCGATTATCCTGCTCACCCATTCAGTGCGGGATGCCGTGAATCAAGTCGGTTTTTTTACAGAACCCTGCTTTGACAACAGCTACACCTGGTGCTGCGACTCCTCCATCATGCTGGCCCTGGTCAAAAACGCCGAAGATCAGCGCAATGTGGATCATGATACCGAGAAGGCCATGGTTCGAGTGATCTTGCTGGTGGAAGACTCTCCCCTTCACCGCTCCATCCTCCTGCCCATGCTCTACGAGGAACTGGTCGAGCAAACCCTGGCAGTGTTGGACGAGGGACTCAACGAGCAACATCGTCTTCTCAAGATGCGAGCCCGGCCAAAGATTCTCACGGCAGCAAGCTACGAAGAGGCGCTCTTTCTCTTTAGCCGCTATCGTCCCTACATCTTCTCAGTGATGTCTGACGTTCGTTTCCCCAGAAATGGGGAAGAATCAGCATCAGCAGGCTACGAGCTGCTCAGTAAAATTCGTTCACAGATTTCTGATCTACCGCTGCTCATGCTCAGTTCAGAGGCAGAGAACAGAGAGCTGGCCTATCAAATTCCAGCCGTTTTTATTAAAAAGACACCTCATTCCATGGCTGAGGAACTGCATAATTTCTTTATCCACCATCTCGGCTTTGGGGACTTCATCTTTCGTACCCCTGAAGGTATGGAGGTTGGCAGGGCATCCACTCTCTACGAATTTGAACAGCGGCTGGCCACTGTTCCCGCAGATTCCCTGCTCTATCATGCCCGCTATAATCATTTCTCCAACTGGGTCATGGCTCGGGCCGAGGTCTCGCTTGCTGCTCGTCTCCATAAAGACCAAATCAGCGGCATAGAGGATTGCTCTGTCCTGCGTCAGAATCTTATAACCAAAGTTCGCGCCCTGCGAGAGGCGAGACAACAGGGGGTCATGACCCGTTTTTCAATCCGAGACTATGACCCGGAAGTGACTGAATTTACCCGCATTGGCAGGGGGTCAGTGGGAGGAAAGGCCAGAGGGATAGCCTTTATGGCCTCGGAGTTGCATCAGGCCCGGTACCAGCAGGCGCTGTTCAAAGAGAACAGGGTCAAGATTCCGCAGACCTGTGTCATTGCGGCCTCTGGCTTCAAAGATTTCATCCGTCTCAATAAGCTGCAACCGGATGAACAACTCCCTGATCATGAGATAGAACAGCAGTTCCTTGCCGGGAGTTTACCTGACTGGTTGTCGAACGACCTGAAGGCCTATATGAAAAATATTCATTACCCCCTCTCTGTCCGCTCCTCCAGCCTGTTGGAAGATGCCCGTTATCGCCCCTATGCCGGGCTCTACCACACCTGTATGCTGAAAAATCAGGCGCTCGATTTTGACGAGCGCTTGAAGCATGTTATCCGGGCTGTAAAACGGGTGTATGCCTCAACCTGGTTTGAAGGCCCAAGATCCTATTCCCGTTCCATTGGCCAGACCAGAGCCGATGCAATGGCTGTTATCATCCAGCAGGCCGTGGGGAGACAATACGGCCTTTTTTTCTATCCCGCTCTATCCGGGGTGGCCCAATCCTATAACTATTATCCTGTGGATCCCATGCAGGCCGAGGACGGAATTGTCCATTTAGCGACCGGTTTTGGCAAGACCGTGGTTGAGGGGGAACAAAGCCTTCGCTTTTGCCCGGCCTATCCTCAGCACATGCCCCAGTTCTCCACGGTTGAGGATATGCTCAATAATGCCCAGCGGCATTTTTACTGCCTTGCCTGCGACGCAGGGGCAGAGCCGGTCGGCACCATAGCGCTTCGCCAGCTTGAGGAGGCAACAGATGAGGAGGCTATCCAATTTCTCTCTTCAACCTATATCCCAGAGGAGCACAGGATCCGTGACAGCCGGGTTCCTGGTCCCAAGGTCCTGACCTTTGCCCCCATCCTCAAGTACGATGTCTACCCCCTGGCCGCCTTACTCAAAGAGGTGTTGGCTCTGGGCCGTGCAGGCATGGGTTGTGAGATCGAGGTCGAATTTGCCGTTGATCTGGCAGAAAATCCAGCCGAGTCTGTTTTCTATTTCTTGCAGATCCGTCCTATTGTGGTCGGCAACGAGATGGAGCAGCTGCGAATTACAGAAGAGGAAAGAGAGAGGGCTTTTCTCTCTTCAAGCGATGCCCTTGGCTACGGATGTCATGATACCCTGCAGGACATTGTCTTTGTCCGGCCAGACATCTTTGATCGGGCAAAAACGCAAGACTATGCGCAGGTAATTGGCAAAATCAACAGAACACTTCATCAGCGTGAGCGACCTTACCTGCTGATCGGACCGGGACGCTGGGGCACTGCTGACCCCTGGCTCGGGATTCCGGTACAGTGGCGGGATATTTCCGGGGTGGGTGCCGTTGTGGAGCTGCAGGACGGGGCAGTGCGGGCCGAGGCCTCTCAAGGATCACATTTTTTCCAAAATATTACATCATTGGGGATTCCATACCTCATGATCAGGAACCAAAATAATGATGATAGCATCGATTGGGACTGGCTCCTTGCTCAGGAAAGAGTAAGTGGACAGGGAGGGGTCTGCCATGTTCGACTTGCCCATCCCTTTACACTCAAGGTGGATGGAGAGAGGAATGAGGCGGTTGCTTTTGTTCAGGAGAACAAATTTCAGAAGAATAAATGCAGCAAGACAGCCAAGCCCTTCTCCTAA
- a CDS encoding EndoU domain-containing protein, producing the protein MEKKRVVNGLVCSLGAGVLFASFAATAWAQANFSEPKGFKITKSCQATTAIRNDRGAVDLEMGKVYVAYGENKKDNASHVHLGIAGKRKWASLSCGEYDNSGTGSGGSDSCLPFFDEVDNKVTVGVGGNVDITPVAPLIESFGKAVNAVCGPAGKETTKEEFKELLLAHPEVLADLMEYTGGKVFGGRAAYEDQIAYLDDLADAWYALAAFDHIFCGQPEGEIGGLHFHGRYQQLQASGEACRLPNFEKNEVDKEKGIYSMGVRMKQVHGGWASSSIKGYGFTLSAVDMLKVVTRAFAENPTSSNNSTACILGIQDGDVGFKTVFVRRAQGIRTFFPDATPSQADPSCKNPLVLTNNGSN; encoded by the coding sequence ATGGAAAAAAAACGAGTTGTTAATGGATTGGTTTGTTCATTAGGAGCAGGGGTGCTGTTTGCTTCCTTTGCTGCGACCGCTTGGGCACAGGCAAACTTCTCTGAACCAAAGGGCTTCAAAATAACAAAATCGTGTCAGGCAACAACGGCTATCCGCAACGACCGAGGTGCTGTTGATCTGGAGATGGGTAAGGTGTATGTGGCTTACGGAGAAAATAAAAAAGACAATGCCAGCCACGTTCATCTGGGGATTGCAGGAAAAAGGAAATGGGCAAGTCTTTCTTGCGGTGAATATGATAATTCCGGCACGGGTTCTGGAGGATCTGACAGCTGCCTCCCCTTTTTTGATGAAGTAGATAACAAGGTTACTGTTGGCGTTGGAGGCAACGTTGATATTACGCCTGTGGCTCCATTGATCGAATCCTTTGGCAAGGCTGTTAATGCCGTATGTGGGCCTGCGGGCAAGGAAACCACAAAGGAAGAATTTAAGGAGCTGCTGTTAGCACATCCAGAGGTCCTTGCCGATCTTATGGAGTATACGGGTGGCAAGGTCTTTGGTGGTCGTGCTGCGTATGAAGATCAGATAGCTTATCTTGATGATCTTGCAGATGCATGGTATGCCCTTGCTGCCTTTGACCATATTTTTTGCGGTCAACCCGAGGGGGAAATAGGGGGATTGCATTTTCATGGACGTTATCAGCAGCTGCAGGCAAGCGGTGAGGCCTGTCGTCTGCCCAACTTTGAAAAGAACGAAGTTGACAAGGAGAAGGGGATCTATTCGATGGGGGTTCGAATGAAGCAGGTTCATGGAGGTTGGGCAAGCTCCTCCATCAAAGGATATGGATTTACCTTAAGCGCTGTGGATATGCTGAAAGTCGTCACTCGCGCTTTTGCCGAGAACCCTACCTCCAGTAACAACAGCACAGCTTGCATTTTAGGCATACAGGACGGTGATGTTGGTTTTAAGACGGTCTTTGTTCGCCGAGCTCAAGGAATCCGTACCTTCTTTCCTGATGCAACGCCTTCACAGGCAGATCCTTCCTGCAAGAATCCTCTGGTGTTAACCAACAACGGATCCAACTGA